A stretch of Streptococcus sp. oral taxon 061 DNA encodes these proteins:
- a CDS encoding dihydrodipicolinate synthase family protein: MSDLKKYEGVIPAFYACYDDAGEVSPERTRALVQYFIDKGVQGLYVNGSSGECIYQSVEDRKLILEEVMAVAKGKLTIIAHVACNNTKDSIELARHAESLGVDAIATIPPIYFRLPEYSVAKYWNDISAAAPNTDYVIYNIPQLAGVALTPSLYTEMLKNPRVIGVKNSSMPVQDIQTFVSLGGEDHIVFNGPDEQFLGGRLMGAKAGIGGTYGAMPELFLKLNQLIADKDLETARELQYAINAIIGKLTAAHGNMYCVIKEVLKINEGLNIGSVRSPLTPVTEEDRPVVEAAAQLIRETKERFL, from the coding sequence ATGTCAGATTTAAAAAAATATGAAGGTGTCATTCCTGCCTTCTACGCATGTTATGATGATGCGGGTGAAGTAAGCCCAGAACGTACTCGTGCCTTGGTGCAATACTTTATTGATAAAGGTGTTCAAGGGCTTTATGTCAATGGTTCTTCAGGTGAATGTATCTACCAAAGCGTAGAAGACCGCAAATTGATCTTGGAAGAAGTGATGGCAGTTGCTAAAGGCAAGTTGACTATCATTGCTCACGTGGCATGTAACAATACTAAAGACAGTATCGAACTTGCTCGTCATGCAGAAAGCTTGGGAGTAGATGCTATTGCAACAATCCCACCAATTTACTTCCGCTTACCTGAATACTCAGTTGCAAAATACTGGAACGACATCAGTGCTGCTGCACCAAATACAGACTATGTCATCTATAACATTCCTCAATTGGCAGGTGTTGCTTTGACTCCAAGTCTTTACACAGAAATGTTGAAGAACCCACGTGTTATCGGTGTTAAAAACTCTTCAATGCCAGTTCAAGATATTCAAACATTTGTTAGCCTTGGCGGCGAAGATCATATCGTCTTTAATGGTCCAGATGAGCAGTTCCTAGGTGGTCGTCTCATGGGAGCAAAAGCTGGTATCGGTGGCACTTATGGTGCTATGCCAGAACTCTTCTTGAAACTCAACCAATTGATTGCAGATAAAGACCTAGAAACAGCGCGTGAATTGCAATACGCTATCAACGCTATTATCGGTAAATTAACTGCAGCTCATGGTAATATGTACTGTGTGATTAAAGAAGTCTTGAAAATCAATGAAGGGCTTAATATCGGATCAGTTCGTTCTCCACTTACACCAGTTACCGAAGAAGATCGTCCAGTTGTAGAAGCAGCTGCTCAATTGATTCGTGAAACTAAGGAGCGTTTCCTCTAA
- a CDS encoding ROK family protein has product MTNFVAIDIGGTNIKYGLIDQDGQLVESNEVATEAHKGGPHILQKTKDIVASYLEKGPVSGVAISSAGMVDPDKGEIFYAGPQIPNYAGTQFKKEIEESFNIPCEIENDVNCAGLAEAVSGSGKGASITLCLTIGTGIGGCLIIDGQVFHGFSNSACEVGYLHMQDGAFQDLASTTALVKYVADAHGDEVEQWNGRRIFKEATEGNKLCMEGIDRMVDYLGKGLANICYVANPEVVILGGGIMGQEAILKPKIRKALKDSLVPSLADKTRLEFAHHQNTAGMLGAYYHFRTKQS; this is encoded by the coding sequence ATGACTAATTTCGTTGCAATTGATATTGGTGGAACTAATATCAAATACGGTTTAATTGACCAAGATGGACAACTTGTAGAGTCTAACGAAGTAGCGACTGAGGCTCATAAGGGTGGTCCCCACATCTTACAGAAAACAAAAGATATCGTAGCTAGCTATCTAGAAAAAGGACCAGTGTCAGGTGTAGCCATTTCCTCAGCGGGAATGGTTGATCCTGATAAGGGTGAAATTTTCTATGCTGGTCCACAGATTCCAAATTATGCTGGAACCCAATTTAAAAAGGAAATTGAAGAAAGCTTTAACATTCCTTGTGAAATTGAAAATGATGTTAACTGTGCAGGGCTTGCTGAAGCTGTCTCTGGTTCAGGAAAGGGTGCAAGTATTACCCTTTGCTTGACAATTGGGACTGGTATCGGTGGTTGCTTAATCATTGATGGCCAAGTTTTTCATGGCTTTAGTAATTCTGCCTGTGAGGTTGGTTATCTGCACATGCAGGATGGAGCTTTCCAGGATTTAGCGTCTACGACAGCTCTTGTTAAGTATGTTGCAGACGCACATGGAGATGAAGTGGAACAGTGGAACGGTCGTAGAATTTTCAAAGAAGCTACCGAAGGCAATAAACTCTGTATGGAGGGGATTGACCGTATGGTGGATTACCTTGGTAAGGGTCTCGCAAATATTTGTTATGTTGCCAATCCAGAAGTTGTCATCCTTGGTGGTGGCATTATGGGGCAAGAAGCAATTTTGAAACCAAAAATCCGTAAGGCTTTGAAAGATTCGCTTGTTCCAAGTTTGGCAGACAAGACTCGACTTGAATTTGCCCACCATCAGAATACTGCTGGTATGCTCGGAGCATATTATCATTTCAGAACCAAACAGTCCTAA
- a CDS encoding alpha-L-fucosidase, translated as MKQYFFERSRIFSIRKLTVGVASVAVGLAFFASGNVAANEVVTEPKLEVEGQAKEVIDVDKEKAEAVKETKEVVSPVKEEVAKQASPATEKVTEETKTTEEAGDLLPEEIPDRAYPDTPVNKIDTSAIVSEKDSPKVETKSILKAEEASATGGEKENRAIINGGQDLKHIDYEGQPATSATMVYSIFSSPLANGGKQDYLNSGSGIFVAPNIILTVAHNFLVKDADTNAGSIRGGDTAKFYYNVGSNSPKVRSLPNSGKTVIFKEKDIHFWNKDKFGEGYKNDLALVVAPVPLQIASPNKAATFTPLAEHREYKAGEPVSTIGYPTDSSSPELKEPIVPGQLYKADGVVKGTEKYDDKGTVGVTYRLTSVSGLSGGGIINGDGKVIGIHQRGTVDNMNIAEKDRFGGGLVLSPEQLAWAKGIIEKYGVKEGWYQGDNDNRYYFDSKGQLLRNTTAVIGGNKYAFDNSGLATLVEGVDYGRVVIEHVDQNDNPVKENDTFVDRAEVGAQFNYNYKSEIEKTDFYKKNKEKYEIVSIGDSPVNKQLKDAWNEDHSVVSKAPAGTRVIKVVYKVNKGSFEVHYRLKDSDKELTTADVDNNEGKEYDVSFVHKFQSKEIAGYRAVNASQEATIKHKGVNEVIFEYEKIEDPKPATPVTPVVDPKDEETEIAAYGPLPSKAQLDYHKEELAAFIHYGMNTYTNSEWGNGRENPQNFNPTNLDTDQWIKTLKDAGFKRTIMVVKHHDGFVIYPSQYTKHTVAASPWKNGKGDLLEEISKSATKYDMNMGVYLSPWDANNPNYHVNTEKEYNEYYLNQLKEILGNPKYGNNGKFIEVWMDGARGSGAQKVTYTFDKWFEYIKKAEGDIAIFSAQPTSVRWIGNERGIAGDPVWHKVKKAKITDDVKNDYLNHGDPEGDMYSVGEADVSIRSGWFYHDNQQPKSIKDLMDIYFKSVGRGTPLLLNIPPNKEGRFADADVARLKEFRATLDQMYATDFAKGATVTASSTRKNHLYQASHLTDGKDDTSWALANDAKTGEFTVDLGQKRRFDVVELKEDIAKGQRISGFKVEVELNGHWVPYGEGSTVGYRRLIQGQPVEAQKIRVTITGAQATPILTNFSVYKTPSSIEKTDGYPLGLDYHSNTTADKENTTWYDESEGIRGTSMWTNQKDASVTYRFTGTKAYVVSTVDPNHGEMSVYVDGQKVADVQTNNAARKRSQMVYETDDLAPGEHTIKLVNKTGKAIATEGIYTLNNAGKGMFEMKETTYEVQKGQPVTVTIKRVGGSKGVATVHVVTEPGTGVHGKVYKDTTADLTFQDGETEKTITIPTIDFTEQADSIFDFKVKMTSVSDNALLGFASEATIRVMKAELLLKDQRSYDDQAPQLDYSPGWNHETNSSGKYQSTESWASFGRLNDEQKKNASVTAYFYGTGLEIKGHVDPGHGIYRVTLDGRKVEYQDGLGNASEYNGKKYFSGTATTRQGGQTLVRLTGLEEGWHAVTLQLDPKRNDTTRNIGIQVDQFITHGEDSALYTKAELIQAMKSWKDELVKFDQTSLKNTPEARQAFKSNLDKLSEQLSASDANAQEVLKTATALQTILDKEENYGTDDTPTPEQPEEPNYDKAMASLTEAIERKTAELGDDKEAKKKLVELTEQALAAIQEAKTQDAVDKALQAALASINSLQATPKEEPAPEEPKQPEEPNYDKAMASLTEAIERKTAELGDDKEAKKKLVALTEQALAAIQEAKTQDAVDKALQAALASINSLQATPKEEPAPEEPKQPEEPNYDKAMASLTEAIERKTAELGDDKEAKKKLVALTEQALAAIQEAKTQDAVDKALQVALASINELQATPKEEPAPEEPKQPEEPSKPEESKVDYHKAIADLTEAIEKKATELADDVAAQEKLVELGEQALATIQEAKTQDAVEKALQEALASINELQATPKEEPAPEKPTQPEEPAKPEEPTQPEVPSKPEEPKLDYDKAMASLSEAIKSKTAELGDDKEAKKKLVELAEQALAAIEEAKTQDAVEKALQDALTSINQLQAAPKEEPSKPEEPAKPEEPSKPEESKIDYDKAMASLSEAIKSKTAELGDNKEAKKKLVELAEQALAAIEEAKTQDAVDKALQDALVSINKLQATPKEEPAPEEPARPEEPSKPEEPARPEEPTQPEEEVKHSNLPTEGVKELSVTQPILEVTTDPIAFNTIRRENSLLAKGKEQVVSEGKDGQVTTYVEVDGSDRKVVKVEREEAQDRIVEVGTQEGTAMPTEGVMNLDFNLPNLKVEKEPIAFKTVRRENADLAKGKEQVVSEGKDGQVTTYVEVDGDNRKVLKVEREEAQNRIVEVGTKEESPSTDSTLKVLKDSSTNLKLIAREGDLNGGSVLEVDKVADQVLEGRRFDAYQIQLKNEKGELVQLKGAALVQVAVASDVANVYAMNANQELQEVKFEQKGSALEFVAPHLGVYAVVYKDAAQPSAPANVETPAPQPMGEDKPLAEAKGTVADSTSKQLPATGEEVSSALLPALTLVSGMMLFFFKKDMKD; from the coding sequence ATGAAACAGTATTTTTTTGAAAGAAGTCGTATATTTAGTATTCGTAAACTAACGGTTGGTGTAGCCTCTGTGGCAGTTGGACTGGCTTTTTTTGCATCTGGAAATGTTGCCGCTAACGAAGTTGTGACAGAGCCAAAACTGGAAGTAGAAGGTCAAGCAAAAGAAGTAATCGATGTTGATAAAGAAAAAGCGGAAGCAGTTAAGGAAACTAAAGAAGTAGTGAGTCCTGTTAAAGAAGAAGTTGCTAAACAAGCATCTCCTGCTACAGAAAAAGTAACAGAAGAGACTAAAACTACTGAAGAGGCTGGAGATTTACTTCCAGAAGAAATTCCTGACCGTGCTTATCCTGATACGCCAGTGAATAAAATTGATACTTCAGCTATTGTATCAGAAAAGGATAGCCCGAAAGTAGAAACTAAGAGTATTCTAAAAGCTGAAGAAGCAAGTGCAACTGGAGGAGAGAAAGAAAATAGAGCCATTATCAATGGTGGTCAGGATCTCAAACATATTGACTATGAAGGACAACCAGCTACATCTGCGACTATGGTTTATAGCATTTTTAGCTCTCCACTTGCAAATGGTGGGAAGCAGGATTATCTCAATTCTGGCTCTGGTATCTTTGTTGCACCAAATATTATCTTGACAGTAGCACACAACTTCTTAGTCAAGGATGCGGATACCAATGCGGGATCTATTCGTGGTGGTGATACTGCTAAATTCTACTACAATGTCGGTTCAAATAGTCCCAAGGTAAGATCTTTGCCAAACTCAGGAAAGACGGTTATTTTCAAGGAAAAGGATATCCATTTTTGGAATAAAGATAAGTTTGGTGAAGGTTACAAGAATGACCTAGCCTTGGTCGTAGCACCTGTTCCACTTCAAATCGCTAGTCCAAATAAGGCCGCAACCTTCACTCCTCTGGCAGAGCATCGGGAATACAAAGCTGGAGAACCTGTTAGTACCATTGGTTATCCTACAGATTCAAGCTCACCAGAATTGAAGGAGCCGATTGTTCCAGGACAGTTGTATAAGGCTGACGGTGTTGTTAAAGGTACTGAAAAATATGATGATAAGGGAACAGTAGGTGTTACCTATCGTTTGACTTCTGTATCAGGCCTTTCTGGTGGCGGTATTATCAACGGTGATGGCAAAGTCATCGGAATTCACCAACGTGGTACTGTTGACAATATGAACATTGCTGAAAAAGATCGTTTCGGAGGAGGTTTGGTCTTATCTCCAGAACAACTAGCTTGGGCTAAAGGCATCATTGAAAAATACGGTGTCAAAGAAGGCTGGTATCAAGGCGATAACGATAATCGCTATTACTTTGATTCAAAAGGACAATTACTCAGAAATACCACAGCTGTCATTGGTGGAAACAAGTATGCCTTTGACAATAGCGGTCTTGCTACCCTAGTTGAAGGCGTTGACTACGGCCGTGTAGTTATCGAACATGTGGACCAAAATGATAACCCAGTCAAAGAAAACGATACTTTTGTAGACAGGGCAGAAGTTGGTGCACAATTCAATTATAACTACAAATCGGAAATTGAAAAAACAGATTTCTACAAGAAGAATAAAGAAAAATATGAGATTGTTTCAATTGGTGATTCTCCAGTCAATAAACAATTGAAAGACGCTTGGAATGAGGATCATAGTGTTGTGAGCAAGGCTCCTGCAGGAACTCGTGTCATTAAAGTAGTCTATAAAGTTAACAAAGGTTCCTTTGAGGTTCACTATCGCCTGAAAGACTCTGATAAAGAGTTGACGACTGCAGATGTGGACAATAACGAAGGTAAAGAATACGATGTTTCCTTTGTTCATAAATTCCAATCTAAAGAAATTGCAGGTTATCGTGCAGTCAATGCAAGTCAAGAAGCAACTATCAAGCATAAAGGGGTGAATGAAGTTATTTTTGAATACGAAAAGATTGAAGATCCAAAACCAGCAACTCCTGTAACTCCAGTGGTTGATCCAAAAGATGAAGAAACAGAAATTGCTGCTTACGGTCCACTTCCAAGCAAGGCTCAATTGGACTACCATAAAGAAGAATTGGCTGCCTTCATCCACTATGGTATGAATACCTATACTAACTCTGAGTGGGGGAACGGTAGAGAAAATCCTCAAAACTTTAACCCGACGAACCTTGATACAGACCAGTGGATTAAGACATTGAAGGACGCTGGATTCAAACGAACAATTATGGTTGTTAAACACCATGACGGATTTGTAATCTATCCTTCTCAATATACAAAACATACCGTAGCTGCTAGTCCATGGAAAAATGGTAAGGGTGACCTTCTTGAAGAAATCTCAAAATCAGCAACTAAGTATGACATGAATATGGGTGTGTACCTATCACCATGGGATGCAAATAATCCAAACTATCACGTGAATACTGAAAAAGAGTACAACGAATACTACCTTAACCAACTCAAGGAAATCCTTGGCAATCCTAAATACGGGAATAATGGTAAATTCATCGAAGTATGGATGGACGGTGCGCGTGGTAGTGGAGCTCAAAAAGTAACCTATACCTTTGACAAGTGGTTCGAGTACATCAAGAAAGCTGAAGGGGATATCGCTATCTTCTCTGCTCAACCGACAAGCGTACGTTGGATTGGTAATGAACGTGGAATCGCTGGAGATCCAGTTTGGCATAAAGTCAAGAAAGCTAAAATCACCGACGATGTGAAGAATGATTATCTCAATCATGGGGATCCAGAAGGAGATATGTACTCAGTCGGTGAAGCAGACGTTTCTATCCGTTCAGGTTGGTTCTACCATGATAATCAACAACCAAAATCAATCAAAGATTTGATGGATATTTACTTCAAGTCTGTTGGTCGTGGAACGCCACTTCTACTCAATATTCCACCAAATAAAGAAGGTAGATTCGCAGATGCAGATGTCGCCCGCTTGAAAGAATTCCGAGCAACCCTGGATCAAATGTATGCGACAGACTTCGCTAAGGGTGCAACAGTTACTGCAAGCTCTACTCGTAAGAATCACTTGTATCAAGCAAGCCACCTAACAGATGGTAAGGATGATACGAGCTGGGCTCTAGCAAATGATGCTAAAACGGGTGAATTTACTGTCGATCTTGGTCAAAAGAGACGCTTTGACGTAGTCGAACTCAAAGAAGATATCGCTAAAGGTCAACGTATCTCTGGCTTCAAGGTTGAAGTTGAGCTCAATGGACATTGGGTACCATACGGTGAAGGCTCAACTGTTGGTTATCGTCGCCTTATCCAAGGTCAACCAGTAGAAGCACAAAAGATTCGTGTGACTATTACTGGTGCACAAGCGACTCCAATCTTGACAAACTTCTCTGTTTATAAGACACCAAGCAGTATCGAAAAAACAGATGGTTACCCTCTAGGTCTAGATTACCATTCAAATACAACAGCTGATAAAGAAAATACAACTTGGTATGACGAATCTGAAGGTATCCGCGGAACATCTATGTGGACAAACCAAAAAGATGCAAGTGTAACCTACCGCTTCACTGGAACAAAAGCATATGTAGTATCTACAGTGGATCCAAACCACGGTGAAATGTCAGTTTACGTGGATGGTCAAAAGGTTGCAGACGTGCAAACCAATAATGCAGCTCGTAAACGTAGCCAGATGGTTTATGAAACAGATGACTTGGCTCCAGGTGAACATACTATCAAACTCGTCAACAAGACTGGAAAAGCTATTGCGACTGAAGGTATCTACACGCTCAACAACGCCGGCAAGGGTATGTTTGAAATGAAAGAAACGACCTATGAAGTTCAAAAAGGCCAACCGGTTACTGTAACCATTAAGCGTGTTGGTGGTAGCAAAGGAGTAGCAACAGTTCACGTTGTAACAGAACCAGGAACAGGGGTTCATGGTAAAGTCTATAAGGACACAACAGCTGACCTAACCTTCCAAGATGGTGAAACTGAGAAAACAATCACGATTCCAACGATTGACTTTACAGAACAAGCTGATTCAATCTTTGACTTCAAAGTGAAAATGACTAGCGTTTCTGACAATGCCCTTCTTGGTTTTGCTTCAGAGGCTACGATTCGAGTGATGAAAGCTGAATTGCTCCTAAAAGACCAGAGAAGCTATGACGATCAGGCACCTCAGCTTGATTACAGTCCAGGTTGGAACCATGAAACCAATTCTTCAGGTAAATACCAAAGCACTGAGTCTTGGGCATCATTTGGTCGATTGAATGACGAGCAAAAGAAAAATGCTAGTGTAACAGCCTACTTCTACGGAACAGGTCTTGAGATTAAAGGACATGTGGATCCAGGACATGGTATCTACAGAGTAACGCTAGACGGTAGAAAAGTCGAGTATCAAGATGGTCTAGGGAATGCGTCTGAATACAACGGTAAGAAGTACTTCAGTGGTACAGCCACTACTCGTCAAGGTGGTCAGACTCTTGTTCGTTTGACTGGACTCGAAGAAGGTTGGCATGCTGTAACCTTGCAATTGGATCCAAAACGTAATGACACTACGAGAAATATTGGTATCCAAGTTGACCAGTTCATCACTCATGGTGAAGATAGTGCTCTTTATACCAAAGCAGAGTTAATCCAAGCAATGAAGAGCTGGAAGGATGAGTTGGTTAAGTTTGACCAGACAAGCTTGAAGAATACTCCAGAGGCACGTCAAGCCTTCAAGTCAAACTTGGATAAATTATCTGAGCAACTTTCAGCAAGTGATGCCAATGCACAAGAAGTTCTGAAAACAGCAACAGCTTTGCAAACGATCCTTGATAAGGAAGAAAATTATGGCACAGATGATACTCCAACACCAGAACAGCCAGAAGAACCAAACTATGACAAGGCTATGGCAAGTCTGACCGAAGCGATTGAAAGGAAAACAGCTGAGCTTGGCGATGATAAAGAAGCTAAGAAGAAACTTGTAGAACTTACAGAGCAAGCCTTGGCAGCCATCCAAGAAGCTAAGACTCAGGATGCGGTAGATAAGGCCTTGCAAGCAGCTTTGGCATCTATCAACAGTCTTCAGGCGACTCCGAAAGAGGAGCCGGCTCCAGAAGAACCAAAACAGCCAGAAGAACCAAACTATGACAAGGCTATGGCAAGTCTGACCGAAGCGATTGAAAGAAAAACAGCTGAGCTCGGTGATGACAAGGAAGCTAAGAAGAAGCTAGTTGCATTAACAGAGCAAGCCTTGGCAGCCATCCAAGAAGCGAAGACTCAGGATGCGGTAGATAAGGCCTTGCAAGCAGCTTTGGCATCTATCAATAGTCTTCAGGCGACTCCGAAAGAGGAGCCGGCTCCAGAAGAACCAAAACAGCCAGAAGAGCCAAACTATGACAAGGCTATGGCAAGTCTGACCGAAGCGATTGAAAGAAAGACAGCTGAGTTGGGTGATGACAAGGAAGCTAAGAAGAAGCTAGTCGCACTAACAGAGCAAGCCTTGGCAGCCATCCAAGAAGCCAAGACTCAGGATGCAGTAGATAAGGCCTTGCAAGTTGCTTTGGCATCTATCAATGAGCTTCAAGCGACTCCGAAAGAGGAACCAGCTCCAGAAGAGCCAAAACAGCCGGAGGAGCCAAGTAAGCCAGAAGAGTCTAAAGTTGACTACCATAAGGCAATTGCAGATTTGACTGAAGCTATCGAGAAAAAAGCAACAGAACTTGCCGATGATGTAGCTGCTCAGGAAAAACTCGTTGAACTTGGAGAACAAGCTCTTGCAACTATCCAAGAAGCTAAGACTCAAGATGCTGTTGAAAAAGCCTTGCAAGAAGCTTTGGCATCTATCAATGAGCTTCAAGCAACTCCAAAAGAGGAGCCAGCTCCAGAAAAACCAACACAACCAGAAGAGCCAGCAAAACCAGAAGAACCAACACAGCCAGAGGTACCAAGCAAACCAGAAGAGCCTAAGCTTGACTACGATAAAGCTATGGCAAGCTTGTCCGAAGCCATTAAAAGTAAAACAGCTGAGTTGGGTGATGACAAGGAAGCTAAGAAGAAACTAGTTGAACTAGCAGAACAAGCCTTAGCTGCTATTGAAGAAGCTAAGACTCAAGATGCTGTTGAAAAAGCCTTGCAAGACGCTTTGACATCTATCAATCAGCTTCAAGCGGCTCCGAAAGAGGAACCAAGCAAGCCGGAAGAACCTGCAAAACCAGAAGAACCAAGCAAACCAGAAGAGTCTAAGATTGACTACGATAAAGCTATGGCAAGTTTGTCCGAAGCTATTAAAAGTAAAACTGCTGAGTTGGGTGATAACAAGGAAGCTAAGAAAAAACTCGTTGAGCTAGCAGAACAAGCCTTAGCTGCTATTGAAGAAGCCAAAACTCAGGATGCAGTAGATAAGGCCTTGCAAGACGCTTTGGTATCCATCAATAAGCTTCAAGCAACTCCAAAAGAGGAACCAGCTCCAGAAGAGCCTGCAAGACCAGAGGAGCCAAGTAAGCCAGAAGAGCCTGCGAGACCAGAAGAACCAACACAGCCAGAAGAGGAAGTGAAACATTCAAATCTTCCAACTGAAGGTGTTAAAGAATTGAGTGTAACTCAACCAATCCTTGAAGTAACGACAGATCCGATTGCCTTCAACACTATTCGTCGTGAAAATTCTCTCTTAGCTAAAGGTAAGGAACAAGTCGTTTCTGAAGGAAAAGACGGACAAGTAACGACTTATGTAGAAGTTGACGGCAGCGATCGTAAGGTTGTTAAGGTTGAACGTGAGGAAGCTCAAGACCGCATCGTTGAAGTAGGTACTCAAGAAGGAACTGCTATGCCGACAGAAGGCGTTATGAATCTGGACTTTAACCTACCAAATCTAAAAGTAGAGAAAGAACCAATCGCCTTCAAGACTGTTCGCCGTGAGAATGCTGATTTAGCTAAAGGTAAGGAACAAGTTGTTTCTGAAGGAAAAGACGGACAAGTAACGACTTATGTAGAAGTCGATGGTGACAACCGTAAGGTTCTTAAAGTAGAACGTGAGGAAGCCCAAAATCGCATCGTCGAAGTTGGAACCAAGGAAGAAAGTCCATCAACTGATAGCACATTGAAGGTCTTGAAAGATTCTTCAACAAACTTGAAACTGATTGCTCGAGAAGGGGACCTCAATGGTGGTTCTGTTCTAGAGGTCGATAAGGTTGCTGACCAGGTCTTGGAAGGTCGCCGTTTCGATGCTTATCAAATTCAATTGAAGAATGAGAAAGGCGAACTTGTTCAATTGAAAGGTGCAGCCCTTGTTCAAGTTGCTGTGGCGTCTGATGTAGCCAATGTCTATGCTATGAATGCAAATCAAGAATTGCAGGAAGTGAAGTTTGAACAGAAAGGTTCAGCACTTGAATTTGTAGCTCCACACCTAGGTGTCTATGCGGTAGTCTACAAGGATGCAGCTCAACCAAGTGCACCAGCAAATGTAGAAACTCCTGCTCCACAACCTATGGGAGAAGATAAGCCTTTAGCAGAGGCTAAGGGCACTGTAGCAGATTCTACAAGCAAACAGTTACCAGCAACAGGAGAAGAAGTAAGTTCAGCTCTCTTGCCTGCCCTCACTCTTGTCTCAGGAATGATGCTATTCTTCTTCAAAAAAGATATGAAGGACTAG
- a CDS encoding MurR/RpiR family transcriptional regulator — protein sequence MNKQDISTIIELHFEEMTDLEQEIARYFLQADTINDDLSSQQVTQKLHISQAALTRFAKKCGFKGYREFIFKYQQQKDTLSTPQQDMNPLTQRVLRSYANLREISQGLIDDEQLERVAQMIDQSERVYFFGTGSSGLVAREMKLRFMRLGVVCEALTDPDGFAWTTSIIDEKCLVFGFSLSGTTPSIIDSLLDAQDMGAKTVLFTSAPNKDTQAFTETVLVASQSQASYIQRISAQLPMLIIIDLLYAYFLEIDRESKEKIFNSYWENNRLNGYRRNTRNRKP from the coding sequence ATGAATAAGCAAGATATTTCTACAATCATTGAGCTTCACTTTGAAGAAATGACCGATTTAGAGCAAGAAATTGCTCGCTATTTTCTGCAGGCAGATACCATAAACGATGACTTATCCTCTCAGCAAGTTACTCAAAAACTTCATATTTCCCAGGCAGCGCTCACTCGTTTTGCCAAGAAGTGTGGTTTTAAGGGCTATCGAGAGTTCATCTTCAAATACCAACAACAAAAAGACACTCTTTCTACTCCTCAACAGGATATGAATCCTTTGACTCAGAGAGTCCTTAGAAGTTATGCAAACCTGCGAGAAATTTCTCAAGGATTGATTGACGATGAGCAGCTGGAACGCGTGGCTCAGATGATTGACCAATCCGAACGCGTGTATTTTTTCGGAACTGGGAGTTCTGGTCTAGTCGCACGTGAGATGAAGCTACGTTTTATGAGATTGGGTGTCGTCTGTGAAGCCTTAACAGATCCAGACGGTTTTGCCTGGACGACTAGCATTATTGATGAAAAATGTTTGGTGTTTGGTTTTTCTCTCTCAGGAACAACACCATCTATCATCGATAGCCTATTAGATGCCCAGGATATGGGAGCTAAGACAGTTCTATTTACAAGTGCACCGAATAAGGATACCCAAGCATTTACAGAAACAGTATTAGTCGCAAGTCAAAGCCAGGCCTCTTATATCCAACGAATCTCTGCTCAGCTTCCAATGCTGATTATCATTGATTTACTCTATGCTTATTTCCTAGAAATTGATCGCGAAAGTAAAGAAAAAATCTTTAATAGCTACTGGGAAAATAATCGATTAAATGGTTATCGCAGAAACACAAGAAATAGAAAACCCTGA